A stretch of Cicer arietinum cultivar CDC Frontier isolate Library 1 chromosome 5, Cicar.CDCFrontier_v2.0, whole genome shotgun sequence DNA encodes these proteins:
- the LOC101500234 gene encoding putative serine/threonine-protein kinase-like protein CCR3, whose amino-acid sequence MKKPPPSSLITIIFITLFIFSLLPSSHALGSATTIAVTDNPATVCGIITSQSTQRIDCYRQGKVIPVSPNVSFSSISGGRTFFCGLRSGNFSLHCWDTSSSFQSKRLYVSDSVLLENLAVGDSQVCATVVGVGTVRCWRTNYGFEPTGSVQFASISSGSNFSCGIVKNGSQVRCWGEKVVAQRLQNEFRNISMLSIVAGGSHVCGLNSTGFLVCKGSNEFGQLDVPKSEAFEFADLALGDQHSCAIRRLNGSVVCWGGKGKFSVNFIQGVSFELIVSGSNFICGLLTANFSVICWGPGWSNANENGSVLPLPRILPGPCVQSSCSQCGLYPDSQSLCSTSTHICKPNTCVTQITNPPSLKPPMQPPPPPLSPPRSSRSKTLTRGLLVFAIVGSVGCFIGICTIVYCLWSGVCFGKKKVHNSVQPTVTRGSSNSSSGSASSIKSAIMRQGSRIMRRQRSGPSSTKHQESAEEFSLSELIAATNNFAFENKIGAGSFGVVYRGKLVDGRDVAIKRGETSLKVKKFQEKESAFESELAFLSRLHHKHLVRLVGFCDEKDERLLVYEYMKNGSLHSHLHDKNNVEKSSNVLNSWKMRIKIALDAARGIEYLHNYAVPSIIHRDIKSSNILLDSTWTARVSDFGLSLMSPESDTNYKPTKTAGTVGYIDPEYYGLNVLTAKSDVYGLGVVLLELLTGKRAIFRHSENGGNPLSLVDFAVPAILAGELVKILDSRVGSPSESNESEAVELMAYTAIHCVNLEGKDRPTMADIVANLERAFVICDAGSNHEIETISSVTITVVSD is encoded by the coding sequence ATGAAGAAACCACCTCCCTCCTCCCTCATCACCATCATATTCATCACCTTATTCATCTTCTCTTTACTACCCTCTTCTCATGCTTTAGGCTCCGCCACCACCATCGCCGTCACCGACAACCCCGCCACCGTATGCGGCATCATAACAAGCCAATCTACACAGCGCATTGACTGTTACCGTCAAGGAAAAGTCATCCCCGTTTCCCCCAACGTTTCATTTTCTTCCATCTCCGGTGGAAGAACCTTCTTCTGTGGCCTCAGGTCCGGTAACTTCAGTTTACATTGTTGGGATACTTCATCTTCCTTCCAAAGTAAAAGACTTTACGTTAGTGATTCTGTTTTATTGGAGAATCTCGCTGTTGGAGATTCTCAAGTTTGTGCTACGGTGGTTGGTGTTGGAACGGTTCGATGTTGGAGAACCAATTACGGCTTTGAACCAACTGGGTCGGTTCAATTCGCTTCAATTTCATCTGGGTCAAACTTCTCTTGTGGAATTGTGAAAAACGGTTCACAAGTTCGGTGTTGGGGGGAGAAAGTTGTTGCACAACGGTTACAGAATGAGTTTCGGAATATTTCTATGTTGAGTATTGTTGCTGGTGGTTCACATGTTTGTGGTTTGAATTCAACTGGTTTTTTGGTTTGTAAAGGAAGTAATGAATTTGGACAACTTGATGTTCCAAAAAGTGAAGCTTTTGAGTTTGCTGATTTGGCACTTGGTGATCAACATAGTTGTGCAATTAGAAGATTGAATGGTTCTGTTGTTTGTTGGGGTGGAAAGGGGAAATTTTCTGTTAATTTTATTCAAGGTGTTTCTTTTGAGTTAATTGTTTCTGGTTCTAATTTTATTTGTGGATTGTTAACAGCAAATTTTTCAGTTATTTGTTGGGGACCTGGTTGGTCTAATGCTAATGAAAATGGTTCTGTTCTTCCTTTGCCACGTATTCTACCAGGACCTTGTGTTCAATCTTCTTGTAGTCAATGTGGTTTATATCCTGATTCTCAATCTCTATGTTCTACTTCAACTCACATTTGCAAGCCAAATACTTGTGTGACTCAAATTACAAACCCTCCATCGTTGAAACCACCAATGCAACCGCCTCCGCCGCCATTGTCTCCTCCTCGATCGTCTCGATCGAAGACATTGACAAGGGGGTTATTGGTGTTTGCAATTGTTGGATCAGTTGGATGTTTTATTGGTATCTGCACAATAGTTTATTGTTTATGGAGTGGTGTTTGTTTTGGTAAAAAGAAAGTTCATAATTCTGTTCAACCAACAGTCACAAGAGGTAGTAGCAACAGTTCAAGTGGTAGCGCGTCTTCGATTAAATCCGCGATTATGCGCCAAGGTTCGAGAATAATGAGGCGTCAACGAAGTGGTCCATCATCAACAAAGCACCAAGAAAGTGCAGAGGAGTTTAGTCTTTCCGAGCTAATAGCAGCTACCAACAATTTCGCATTCGAGAACAAGATTGGTGCTGGAAGCTTTGGTGTTGTGTATAGAGGAAAACTAGTTGACGGTCGCGATGTAGCGATTAAGAGAGGCGAAACGAGTTTAAAGGTTAAGAAATTTCAAGAGAAAGAGAGTGCATTTGAGTCTGAATTAGCCTTTTTGTCGCGATTACACCACAAGCATTTGGTTAGGCTAGTTGGTTTTTGTGATGAGAAAGATGAGAGGCTTTTGGTGTATGAATACATGAAAAATGGTTCATTGCATAGTCATTTGCATGATAAGAACAATGTTGAAAAGAGTAGCAATGTTTTGAATTCATGGAAAATGAGGATCAAAATTGCTTTGGATGCTGCAAGAGGAATAGAGTATCTACATAACTATGCAGTTCCTTCAATAATACATAGAGATATTAAATCTTCAAACATTCTTCTTGATTCTACTTGGACAGCAAGAGTATCTGATTTTGGATTATCATTGATGAGTCCAGAATCTGATACTAATTACAAACCAACAAAAACAGCAGGAACAGTCGGATATATCGATCCGGAATACTATGGTTTAAATGTATTAACAGCAAAGAGTGATGTATATGGACTTGGAGTTGTGTTACTCGAACTATTAACCGGAAAAAGAGCGATTTTTAGGCACAGCGAAAATGGTGGAAATCCATTGAGTCTAGTTGATTTTGCAGTGCCTGCTATTTTGGCTGGTGAATTGGTGAAAATTTTGGACTCGAGAGTTGGATCGCCATCGGAGAGTAACGAATCCGAGGCGGTCGAGTTGATGGCATATACGGCCATTCATTGTGTGAATTTGGAAGGGAAAGATAGACCAACTATGGCTGATATTGTTGCTAATTTGGAGAGAGCTTTTGTTATTTGTGATGCTGGTAGTAACCATGAGATTGAAACCATTTCAAGTGTTACAATCACTGTTGTTTCAGATTGA
- the LOC101500545 gene encoding uncharacterized protein → MYSPITQQAWNAVLNWLGLLFQTFSHIIGSFAHYPLLSFSSHSSFDSLPTLDHDSALQITSHADHRPLQKLTVVLDLDETLVCAYETPGLPETLRTQATQAGLNWFELECVCSDKLVEGKPIINYVTVFERPGLKEFLRQLSEFADLVLFTAGLEGYARPLVDRIDTENRFSLRLYRPSTVSTKHREHVKDLRCISKDLCRIVLVDNNPFSFLLQPDNGIPCTSFSAWKPHDTQLLDVILPLLKNLSDQKDVRHVLNEKYHMPEWFKQQGTPVPS, encoded by the exons ATGTACTCGCCAATAACTCAGCAAGCATGGAATGCAGTTTTGAACTGGTTGGGATTGTTGTTCCAAACATTTTCTCATATTATTGGATCCTTCGCGCATTATCCTTTACTCTCTTTTTCTTCTCATTCTTCCTTCGATTCTCTACCAACTCTTGATCATGATTCCGCTCTTCAAATTACCTCCCATGCAGATCATCGTCCACTTCAAAAACTCACG GTAGTGCTTGACTTGGATGAAACACTTGTATGTGCATATGAGACACCGGGTTTGCCAGAAACACTACGAACTCAAGCAACTCAAGCTGGTTTAAATTGGTTTGAGCTCGAATGCGTATGTTCTGACAAG TTAGTAGAAGGAAAACCAATAATCAACTACGTTACAGTCTTTGAACGCCCCGGATTGAAAGAATTCTTAAGGCAACTTAGTGAATTTGCTGACCTTGTTCTGTTTACTGCTGGTCTTGAAG GTTATGCTAGACCCCTTGTTGACAGAATAGACACAGAAAATCGGTTTAGTCTACGACTTTATCGTCCTTCAACAGTTAGCAC CAAACACCGGGAACATGTAAAAGATCTTAGATGCATATCAAAGGATCTATGTCGCATTGTTCTTGTAGACAACAATCCCTTCAGCTTCTTATTGCAACCAGACAATGGAATTCCATGCACCTCATTTTCTGCTTGGAAACCACATGACACACAG CTTCTTGATGTTATTCTTCCACTTCTGAAGAACCTCTCTGACCAGAAAGATGTTAGACACGTGCTCAATGAAAAGTACCACATGCCAGAATGGTTCAAACAGCAAGGGACTCCAGTTCCTAGTTGA